ACTTTAAAACTTTACTGTGAATGGCACTAAACGACTTTCACCAGGGCACAGCCGGATTTCTGTCAGGTTTCTGACGTCTGCTggaggaagtcggtcaccagttaacacgggtACCACTCAATCCGAAACACCGGCGGCCGCAGCGTCTCCTCTCCCGTCCAGTGAAACCCCCGCACACCGAGCTTTGATGAAACAAAACCAGCCGTTTGTTGCTGACTTTTCCCGGGAAAGACAAGCTTGTTGCTGCGGATCTCTCTCGTGCTGTAAAAGCGTTTTGTTGAGAAAGAGCCAGCCAAATGTAGTCCCAGACCAGCAGGGGCGgtagcgcgcgcgcgcgtgttgcGTTTCATAggaaataagaagaagaaaccgCAGAGCATTGTGGGTAGCGGTGGGTCTTCCGTGTTTGGTCCGGacgttctctctctgtttttgcaGGTAAACAAGCAGAAGGTCCATCAGCGCCATGAGCAGTGAGAAGTACCCCCGGTCCTCCATCGAGGACGACTTCAACTATGGAACCAACGTGGCGACAGCCAGCGTCCAGATCCGGATGGGTGAGTCCTAGACCCGGGGGCTGAGTCCTAGACCCGGATGGGTGAGTTCTAGACCCGGATGGGTGAGTTCTAGACCCGGGGCTGACTCCTAGACCCGGGGGCTGAGTTCTAGACCCGGGGGCTGAGTTCAAGACCTGGATGGGTGAGTCCTAGACCCGGGGGCTGAGTTCAAGACCTGGATGGGTGAGTCCTAGACCCGGGGGCTGAGTCCTAGACCCGGGGGCTGAGTTCTAGACCCGGGGGCTGAGTTCTAGACCCGGGGGCTGAGTCCTAGACCCGGGGGCTGAGTTCAAGACCTGGATGGGTGAGTCCTAGACCCGGATGGGTGAGTCCTAGACCCGGGGGCTGAGTTATTTCAGAtgaaatccatcctcctttctttaaaaagagttCAGTTAATCTGTTCAGTGCTCTTCAGTTTCATCAACCAGTCCTTTTATTTCCATCAAAGCTCATGTCCACCTTGCTCTGCCAGCTTGTCTTCAGAAGTCCATCCTGAAAATGGTTTGAACAATAAATCAGAGACCAAATCCAGTTCTTCTCATCAGCCGTCGTGGCTTGATGAAGCAATCTTTCACTGCTGGTGCAGTTTGCTGTCTGACTGTCCAACAGTCTGGTCGACACTCAGAagggacagtgaaggcctcaggcaggtTTCTTTGACCCCGGCAACAGATGATGGCTGAACTgggattggttaaatgatttaatatgaataaaacatgtctggaagcagcaccAGGGGACAGCTGTGAAAGGAAGGCAACCTACCACTTGGAATTAATAAGTATtgatggacaaaatataataaGCATCAGTCTGTAATGCAggcagcagagaaggccttgaaGGCGCTGACAGCCCACCACTTTTAACTTTGTTAAATAACATTAGCAAAACTAGTAATAGTGGTTTTAGCGTTGTTCTGCATTAGTCCTTATAGAACAGGCGGAGTACAGGTTTTTTATGTTCAGCCAGCAGTGCCATCGTGAAAGGTGGTGACGACCACTGGCATAAGAGGCAAAACAGAAACAGCCCGGTTATCTTTGAGTGCCGTCTTTAAAGGAGGCGTCTCCTGCTTTTCCGAAGCTGCCAGTCAGACACCGTCCATAACAAGCTCCTTCAGAACCCACGGTGCCACGCAGGACTGTTCTGTCACCAGATGTTAGTGGTTCTGTCTGCTGACTGACTTTCACCCTGCAGTTCACTCCATGCAGCTCACCGCTTTCTGTCCTGCTGgtggtctctgtcctctggtcccgtctctgtcctctggtcccatcactgtcttcatctctgtcctctggtcccgtctctgtcctctggtcccgtctctgtcctctggtcccatcactgtcttcatctctgtcctctggtcccgtctctgtcctctggtcccgtctctgtcctctggtcccgtctctgtcctctggtcccgtctctgtcctctggtcccatcactgtcttcatctctgtcctctggtcccgtctctgtcctctggtcccgtctctgtcctctggtcccatcactgtcttcatctctgtcctctggtcccgtctctgtcctctgttcccatctctgtcctctggtcccatcactgtcttcatctctgtcctctggtcccatctctgtcctctggtcccatctctgtcctctggtccatctctgtcctctggtcccatctctgtcctctggtcccatctctgtcctctggtcccatctctgtcctctggttccatctctgtcctctgatcccatcactgtcttcatctctgtcctctggtcccatctctgtcctctggtccatctctgtcctctggtcccatctctgtcctctggtccatctctgtcctctggtcccatctctgtcctctggtcccatctctgtcctctggtccatctctgtcctctggtcccatctctgtcctctggtccatctctgtcctctggtcccatctctgtcctctggtccatctctgtcctctggtcccatctctgtcctctggtcccatctctgtcctctggtcccatctctgtcctctggtcccatctctgtcctctgatcccatcactgtcttcatctctgtcctctggtcccatctctgtcctctggtccatctctgtcctctggtcccatctctgtcctctggtccatctctgtcctctggtcccatctctgtcctctggtccatctctgtcctctggtcccatctctgtcctctggtccatctctgtcctctggtcccgtctctgtcctctggtcccgtctctgtcctctggtcccatcactgtcttcatctctgtcctctggtcccgtctctgtcctctgttcccatctctgtcctctggtcccatcactgtcttcatctctgtcctctggtcccgtctctgtcctctgttcccatctctgtcctctggtcccatcactgtcttcatctctgtcctctggtcccatctctgtcctctggtcccatctctgtcctctggtccatctctgtcctctggtcccatctctgtcctctggtcccatctctgtcctctggtccatctctgtcctctggtcccatcactgtcttcatctctgtcctctggtcccatctctgtcctctggtccatctctgtcctctggtcccatctctgtcctctggtcccatctctgtcctctggtcccatcactgtcttcatccctgtcctctggtccatctctgtcctctggtcccatcactgtcttcatctctgtcctctggtcccatctctgtcctctggtcccatctctgtcctctggtccatctctgtcctctggttccatctctgtcctctggtcccatctctgtcctctgatcccatcactgtcttcatctctgtcctctggtccatctctgtcctctggtcccatcactgtcttcatctctgtcctctggtccatctctgtcctctggtcccatcactgtcttcatctctgtcctctggtcccatctctgtcctctggtcccatctctgtcctctggtccatctctgtcctctggtcccatctctgtcctctggtcccatctctgtcctctggtccatctctgtcctctggtcccatcactgtcttcatctctgtcctctggttcatctctgtcctctggtcccatcactgtcttcatctctgtcctctggttcatctctgtcctctggtcccatcactgtcttcatctctgtcctctggtccatctctgtcctctggtcccatctctgtcctctggtcccatctctgtcctctggtcccatctctgtcctctggtccatctctgtcctctggtcccatcactgtcttcatctctgtcctctggtccatctctgtcctctggtcccatcactgtcttcatctctgtcctctggtccatctctgtcctctggtcccatcactgtcttcatctctgtcctctggtccatctctgtcctctggtcccatctctgtcctctggtcccatctctgtcctctggtcccatcTCTGTCCACTGCTCATCGTGTCTTCGgttgttgttattgtgtttttgacAACCTGTGGACAGATGTGGAcagtgtgtctctgctgtgtctctTCGCCAGACTTCCTGAGGAAGGTGTACTCCCTgctcagcctgcagctggtCCTCACCACGGCCGTCTCCGCCCTCTTCATGTTCTCTCAGACCATCAGGGAGTTCGTCCACAgcaggtgagcagcagcaggttctagCTGAGGAGAGAACCCTCCCTGTGACGgtcctccacctggtccagccTCCTGGTCCAGCCACCTGGTCCAGCCTCCTGGTCCAGCCACCTGGTCCAGCCTCCTGGTCCAGCCTCCTGGTCCAGCCTCCTGGTCCAGCCTCCTGGTCCAGCCACCTGGTCCAGCCTCCTGGTCCAGCCTCCTGGTCCAGCCTCCTGGTCCAGCCTCCTGGTCCAGCCACCTGGTCCAGCCTCCTGGTCCAGCCTCCTGGTCCAGCCTCCTGGTCCAGCCTCCTGGTCCAGCCACCTGGTCCAGCCTCCTGGTCCAGCCTCCTGGTCCAGCCTCCTGGTCCAGCCACCTGGTCCAGCCTCCTGGTCCAGCCTCCTGGTCCAGCCTCCTGGTCCAGCCTCCTGGTCCAGCCACCTGGTCCAGCCTCCTGGTCCAGCCTCCTGGTCCAGCCTCCTGGTCCAGCCTCCTGGTCCAGCCTCCTGGTCCAGCCACCTGGTCCAGCCTCCTGGTCCAGCCTCCTGGTCCAGCCTCCTGGTCCAGCCTCCTGGTCCAGCCTCCTGGTCCAGCCTCAGGACATGAAGGAACTGTAGTTCCCTGAGGAGAGGCGAGTGTCGGGGGGGTGAATGCAGTGGTGTGTTCGGTGAAGTTGGGCTGAGCTGCAGGTTAGAATACCTCTGGAGGGGCGAGCGGTCCAGAGCCCTGCGCGCAGGGGAGGAGTCGTCTTATCATcggaggttgttggttcaatTCTCCGCTGTCTGTACGCTGAAGTGGatgtgccttgcatggcagcattcaccggtgtgtgaatgggtgaatgggtgaatgtgttcaTGCGGTGTGAAGAGCGCTCTAAGCACCGTCTGAACCGGTCAGACCTGGAggtcctgctgctccagtgCTTCATCTGCAGGAAACAACAGAAGTTCACCACAACACATTCCTGTCACCGCAACGGGCCGggacaacgacaacaacaacaacacactgtcTCCAgctccacaacaacaacaacaacaacactgtctccagctccacaacaacaacaacaacaacactgtctccagctccacaacaacaacaacaacaacactgtctccagctccacaacaacaacaacacactgactGTCTCCagcttcacaacaacaacaacacaacacactctGACTGTCTCCAgctccacaacaacaacaacactctGACTGTCTCCagcttcacaacaacaacaacaacaacaacaacaacaacaacaacaacaacaacacactctgACTGTCTCCagcttcacaacaacaacaacaacaacaacaacaacaacacactctgACTGTCTCCagcttcacaacaacaacaacaacaacacactctgACTGTCTCCagcttcacaacaacaacaacaacaacacactctgACTGTCTCCagcttcacaacaacaacaacaacaacaacaacaacaacaccacacTCGGACTGTCTCCagcttcacaacaacaacaacaacaacaacaacaacaccacacTCGGACTGTCTCCagcttcacaacaacaacaacaacaccacacTCGGACTGTCTCCagcttcacaacaacaacaacaacaacaacaacaacaccacacTCGGACTGTCTCCagcttcacaacaacaacaacaacaacaacaacaacaacaacaacaacaacaacaccacacTCGGACTGTCTCCagcttcacaacaacaacaacaacaccacacTCGGACTGTCTCCagcttcacaacaacaacaacaacaacaacaacaacaacacaaacacacactctgactgtctccagcacaacaacaacaacaacaacaacaacaacaacaacacactcgGACTGTCTGCAGTTCTGTCACTCAGACATGGTGACTCAGCTCAGGGAAGCtttcgccccctgctggacagaagTGGGACCTTTTTCCAACCTGCCGTCTAAACCTATGACTGAATGAATTATTTACTttttgagatgaaaaaaaaatcgatatTTGTACCAAAAATCAATTTACAAATTGTCAAAGAGAAAAACCCGGGTTGTGGTGTGACTGGATGTCTCCCGTCCGTCCCCAGTGAGACGGTCTCTGACGGATCTCTGGTTTCGTCCTCAGTCCCgcgctggtcctggtcctggccctgtgCTCCCTGGCGGTTCTGCTGGCCCTGGCCGTGTACAGACACCAGCATCCCGTCAACCTGTACCTGCTGCTGGTCTTTGTAGgtgtcccctgtcccctgtcccctgtccccctgcTGTTGCTGCGGTAGCTTCTTGACTTGTGCTTTTCCGTCTTCCTTTCAGACTCTGCTGGAGTCCGTCTCCGTGGCTACGACCGGTAAGTCCTCCTGTCCGGAGTCCTCCTCGGGGCTGCTGCGAGACGTCCTCACTCTCCGTCTCCACAGTGACCTTCTACGAGTACACCACGGTCCTGCAGGCCTTGTTCCTCACCTTCACCGTGTTCGCCGGACTGACGGCCTACACCTTCCAGTCCAAGAGGGACTTCAGCAAGATGGGAGCAGGGTGAGTGTCCCGGGTCGGATCAGGACCGACTGACACGTCTTCAGACCACCTCGGTTTAGAAACGCCTTTACACAAACAGTAAGATTCTAGCTCCATTAAAGAGTGTTAGGACAGATGCTGGACAGTCCCCGTGTCTGTCCTCACTCTGACTGAAAAGCTGCCTGCCTCTGCCTCACCTGCTCTCCTGTGCTCCGTCCTGCAGGTTGTTCTCCCTGCTCTGGATCCTCATCGTCTGCAGCTTCATGGGGGTGAGTGGGCTGAAACGGCCTCTGCTTCTCACCTGTTGAGGTTTTTTGTCCTGACGCCCGGGTGtgtccttcttcctgtttcagttGTTCTTCCACTCGGACACTGCGGACCTGCTGGTCTCCGGAGCCGGAGCCGTGGTCTTCTGCGGATTCATCATCTACGACACCCacctgctgatgaagcagcTGTCTCCTGAAGAGCACATCCTGGCCTCCATCAACCTCTACCTGGACATCGTCAACCTCTTCCTGTACGTGCTGCGGATCCTCAACTCCATGAAGAAGCACTGAGCGCCACGTCCCAGCACCGGGGCCGCTCCGGGGCCGCtccggtccccccccccccggggccgCTCCGGGGCCGCTCCGGGGCCGCTCCGGTCCCCCCCCCGGGGCCGCTCCGGGGCCGCTCCGGGGCCGCTCCGGGGCCGCtccggtcccccccccccggggccgCTCCGGGGCCGCTCCGGGGCCGCTCCGGTCCCCCCCCCCGGGGCCGCTCCGGGGCCGCTCCGGGGCCGCTCCGGGGCCGCTCCGGTCCCCCCCCCGGGGCCGCTCCGGGGCCGCTCCGGGGCCGCTCCGGGGCCGCTCCGGGGCCGCTCCGGGGCCGCTCTGGGGCCGCTTCGGTCCCCCCCCTGGGGCCGCTCCGGGGCCGCTCCGGGGCCGCTCCGGGGCCGCTCCGGGGCCGCTCCGGGGCCGCTCCGGGGCCGCTCCGGCCCCCCCCCTGGGGCCGCTCCGGTCCCCCCCCTGGGGCCGCTCTGGTCCCCCAGAGCCTGTAAATTCCATCCTAAAGGGTTCCATCAAGAGAAAGcagtacttcctggtttctCCACGTTCCTCGgagccctctgctgctctgctctcgtcACTTCTCACCCGTTCTGCTTCTGTCACaagtttacatggaaatgtgaAGTTTGAATTCTTCTGAAACATGGATGAAGCTCCTGTAAGTAAATGAATATTTAGCTTTGAAACGAGGGGAAAGTCAGGATTTGACGTCAGGATGAGGATCAGAGCGAGATGAGTTGGACTCCTTTGAGGACAGAGCCTTCCTCCACAGCCCGGCTCTCCCTGACGCCCTGAGGGCCTGGCTCATCCAGGAGTGAATTAATTGGACTTGATTAAAGAGATGAAATGAAGCAGCCTGATACTACAGAAAAAGTGTTGATTTGATAATAAATGTGGCAGTGTTGCTATTTATTTTCTGAGTTTCAGAAATTGAACAGAGCTTTATTCATCATCTGTTATTTTCAGTTAGACGTGTTTGGCGCTGaatgtctttgtgcttttgctGATGAGTTCCTGCTCAGCAGCTCTCTCCTGGTAGAATGTGATCTCTGTCGCTGAGGGAAGGAAACGCTTCTGACATGtgctttgtttctgtgcttGTTGTGATTCTGTAACTGCTGTGGAATAAAGGTCACGTTTTgcacaagaagaaaaactgtcGTTCCTCCATGAAGTCACACTGGCTGTGGTTGAAACATCAGAACTCCAGCTTCCAACATGTCTgagtgttttcctcctgctgaggGACGGTctgtgtttccactgcagctcaATTATCCAATTATTAGGGAAAACTCCTgtttccttcatttcattccaagtccaattaaaaaaaactcatcaagAGGCCAGGGGCCGGTATTTGGCTGAATCATCAACAAATCAGTAATATAGATTAATACGGCCTCAGAAGTAAAGACTGGAGCTCTGACGCCTCGGTCCGGCCTGCCGCCTGGTCTGAGTGTCGGCGCTTCCACATATGAAAAGCTCAGAATCTATCAACGTCTGGAAGCTCACAGACATGTCCTGAACGGCTGGGCGCAGAAAAACTGCATCAGAGAAGAATTCCAGAAAGAAGAAATCGGCTTTCAGGCCATGCAGCCGGTACAGAAGCTTCTGGATCCGCTCTGCCGGCCCTCAGAGACGAGATGCACCTCTGACCGGAACACTGCTGATCCAACTGCAGCGGGACTGCTGGGAATGCTCCAGTAAGCCGCT
The sequence above is drawn from the Salarias fasciatus chromosome 17, fSalaFa1.1, whole genome shotgun sequence genome and encodes:
- the tmbim4 gene encoding protein lifeguard 4 → MSSEKYPRSSIEDDFNYGTNVATASVQIRMDFLRKVYSLLSLQLVLTTAVSALFMFSQTIREFVHSSPALVLVLALCSLAVLLALAVYRHQHPVNLYLLLVFTLLESVSVATTVTFYEYTTVLQALFLTFTVFAGLTAYTFQSKRDFSKMGAGLFSLLWILIVCSFMGLFFHSDTADLLVSGAGAVVFCGFIIYDTHLLMKQLSPEEHILASINLYLDIVNLFLYVLRILNSMKKH